In one window of Laspinema palackyanum D2c DNA:
- a CDS encoding DUF2231 domain-containing protein, with the protein METRERRISPYPNIPPVIETKDEEYLDSGVTSKLSIAGHPIHPVIVTMPIGLLITALVSDVVYWLSSDIFWAKGSYWLIFGGIVTAIAAGLTGMFDFVKVKRVRERSAGWIHMIGNIGVLLLSIVNLWMRQGDPAAAIVPWGLGLSLVIASLLGVTGWFGGELTFRHKIGVIGAGSENLP; encoded by the coding sequence ATGGAAACACGCGAAAGAAGAATCTCCCCTTATCCGAATATTCCCCCGGTGATTGAAACCAAAGACGAAGAGTATCTGGATTCTGGTGTGACGAGTAAACTATCCATTGCCGGACATCCGATTCACCCGGTGATTGTGACCATGCCGATCGGGTTACTGATTACGGCACTGGTTAGCGATGTGGTATATTGGCTCTCATCGGATATATTTTGGGCTAAAGGGTCATATTGGCTGATTTTCGGGGGAATTGTCACGGCGATCGCCGCTGGACTCACGGGAATGTTTGATTTTGTGAAAGTCAAAAGAGTGCGTGAGCGCAGCGCCGGATGGATTCACATGATTGGGAATATCGGAGTGTTGCTGCTAAGTATAGTCAACCTCTGGATGCGTCAGGGAGATCCTGCCGCAGCGATCGTACCCTGGGGTTTAGGGTTGTCCCTCGTGATAGCTTCCCTATTAGGAGTAACCGGCTGGTTTGGAGGGGAACTCACCTTTCGCCACAAAATAGGAGTAATCGGAGCAGGTTCAGAGAATTTACCCTAA
- a CDS encoding carotenoid oxygenase family protein — translation MQLQNRQPENISSKKAYTRQDWQKGYESQPREFDYWIEDIEGEIPPELQGTFFKNGPGLLDINGESIHHPFDGDGMICKIAIDQGRAHFSNRFVQTEGYLAEKQAGKILYRGVFGTQKPGGWLANIFNFNIKNIANTNVIYWGNKLLALWEAAQPHRLDPYTLETLGLDSIQGTLNPGDAFAAHPRIDPHSQQDGNVPCLVNFAVKPGPSSTITIYELNPTGEVVRQHSHIIPGFAFLHDMAITPNYCIFFQNPVRFNPLPFLLGWRSPGQCIDFNPHEKTQIILIPRDGNSSVKIIETEPCFVFHHANAWEENGEIFIDSVCYDSFPSVDPDGDFRKVDFDTVPAGQLWRFQVNLETATVAHQVIETRCCEFPSLHPEQVGRPYRYLYIGTAHAPEGNAPLQAVLKLDFQTQTQQIWSAAPRGFTGEPVFVPRPGGTREDDGWLLVLIYDAAHHRSDLVILDAEDLTQGPTAQLHLKHHVPYGLHGSFTPEWFGPEG, via the coding sequence ATGCAACTCCAAAACCGTCAACCCGAAAACATCTCCTCCAAAAAAGCCTATACTCGCCAAGACTGGCAAAAAGGCTACGAATCCCAACCTAGGGAATTTGACTACTGGATTGAAGACATCGAAGGAGAAATCCCCCCCGAACTCCAAGGCACCTTCTTTAAAAACGGTCCCGGACTCCTGGATATTAACGGCGAATCCATCCATCACCCCTTTGATGGCGATGGCATGATCTGCAAAATTGCGATCGACCAAGGACGCGCTCACTTTAGCAACCGCTTCGTCCAAACCGAAGGCTACCTCGCCGAAAAACAAGCCGGGAAAATCCTCTATCGCGGCGTCTTTGGCACCCAAAAACCCGGGGGATGGTTAGCCAATATTTTTAACTTTAATATTAAAAATATTGCCAATACCAACGTCATTTATTGGGGAAACAAACTCCTCGCCTTGTGGGAAGCCGCCCAACCCCATCGCCTGGACCCCTATACCCTAGAAACCCTAGGATTAGACTCCATTCAAGGTACTTTAAATCCCGGAGATGCCTTCGCCGCGCATCCCCGCATTGACCCCCATTCCCAACAAGATGGCAATGTACCTTGCCTCGTCAATTTTGCCGTTAAACCCGGACCCTCCAGCACCATCACCATTTATGAACTCAACCCCACCGGGGAAGTGGTGCGACAACATTCCCACATCATTCCTGGGTTTGCCTTCCTCCATGACATGGCAATCACCCCGAATTACTGTATCTTTTTCCAAAATCCCGTCCGGTTTAATCCCTTACCTTTTTTATTGGGATGGCGTAGTCCCGGGCAATGTATCGACTTTAATCCCCATGAAAAAACCCAAATTATTTTAATTCCTCGGGATGGGAACTCATCGGTCAAAATCATCGAAACTGAACCTTGCTTTGTCTTCCATCACGCCAATGCTTGGGAAGAAAACGGCGAAATTTTCATTGATTCGGTCTGTTATGATTCCTTCCCCTCCGTTGACCCCGATGGAGATTTTCGCAAAGTTGATTTTGATACCGTTCCTGCCGGTCAGTTGTGGCGATTTCAGGTTAATTTAGAAACCGCAACCGTGGCGCATCAGGTGATAGAAACCCGCTGCTGTGAGTTTCCTTCCCTGCATCCAGAGCAAGTAGGCCGACCGTATCGGTACTTGTATATCGGAACCGCCCATGCACCCGAGGGAAATGCACCCTTGCAGGCAGTATTAAAGCTAGACTTCCAAACCCAAACCCAACAGATTTGGAGTGCCGCACCCCGTGGATTTACCGGGGAACCCGTGTTCGTTCCGCGTCCTGGGGGAACCCGGGAAGATGACGGATGGTTGCTGGTGCTAATCTATGATGCGGCACATCATCGGTCCGATTTGGTGATATTAGATGCGGAGGATTTGACCCAAGGACCGACTGCCCAATTGCATCTGAAACATCATGTTCCATACGGATTGCATGGGAGTTTTACCCCTGAATGGTTCGGTCCAGAGGGATAA